From Elaeis guineensis isolate ETL-2024a chromosome 16, EG11, whole genome shotgun sequence, a single genomic window includes:
- the LOC105059010 gene encoding thioredoxin M1, chloroplastic, with translation MAAAAAAILEPLAVPGPRPVLGVSSAPRAAAPPVSASLGHRRTGLLPEFKGLRIAWRPPRAPSAASSATEKGLRRRSVVCEAQGTAIEGKDLNTYCFYCSCSVTLCLDCTVNIFGYLYYSSRSTKSTWQSLVIESDIPVLVEFWAPWCGPCRMIHPMIGKLSKVYDGRLKCLNLNTDEDQDIATKYGIRSIPTIMIFKNGEKKDAVIGAVPESTLITSIEKFIEK, from the exons ATGGCCGCTGCTGCCGCCGCCATTCTCGAGCCGCTCGCTGTTCCTGGCCCTCGTCCCGTTCTTGGTGTGTCATCCGCACCACGGGCTGCGGCGCCGCCAGTTTCCGCATCTCTTGGCCACCGGAGAACGGGGCTGTTGCCGGAATTTAAGGGTTTGAGGATCGCTTGGCGCCCTCCTAGGGCTCCATCCGCGGCCAGCTCGGCGACTGAGAAGGGTCTTCGTCGTCGATCGGTTGTCTGTGAGGCGCAAGGGACCGCTATAGAGGGTAAAGATCTTAACACTTATTGT TTTTATTGCAGCTGTTCTGTCACTTTATGTCTTGACTGTACGGTAAACATTTTTGGTTATCTCTATTACAGTTCCAGAAGTACAAAATCAACATGGCAGTCACTTGTCATTGAGTCTGATATTCCAGTGCTAGTGGAGTTTTGGGCTCCATGGTGTGGACCCTGCCGTATGATTCATCCAATGATTGGCAAATTGTCGAAGGTATATGACGGAAGGCTCAAATGCTTGAATCTCAACACTGATGAGGACCAGGATATTGCAACCAAGTATGGAATCAGAAGCATTCCAACTATCATGATTTTTAAGAATGGGGAGAAGAAAGATGCTGTTATTGGGGCTGTGCCAGAGAGTACCCTAATCACAAGCATTGAGAAATTCATAGAGAAGTGA